One Spinacia oleracea cultivar Varoflay chromosome 4, BTI_SOV_V1, whole genome shotgun sequence DNA segment encodes these proteins:
- the LOC110774930 gene encoding sec-independent protein translocase protein TATA, chloroplastic — translation MEILTLSATLSLSSSQNPTHLSSSKSSLFLNHTTTTAFFRSVNTTGLGLSARTRPTNRTRRGFCCNSLFGLGVPELAVIAGVAALVFGPKQLPEIGRNFGKTIKSFQQAAKEFEQELTKPEDSESSDKVIEAKSASESSEEKENVASSSKESS, via the exons ATGGAGATCTTAACGCTCTCagctactctttctctctcctcctcccaaAACCCCACACACCTTTCTTCCTCTAAATCCTCCTTATTCCTCAatcacaccaccaccaccgcgtTCTTCAGATCCGTCAACACAACGGGCCTGGGCTTGAGTGCCCGAACCCGTCCTACTAACCGAACTCGGAGGGGGTTCTGTTGCAACTCGTTGTTTGGGCTTGGTGTTCCGGAGCTCGCGGTCATCGCCGGTGTTGCGGCTCTTGTGTTTGGCCCCAAACAGTTACCGGAAATTGGCCGGAATTTCGGCAAAACCATCAAAAGTTTTCAACAG GCCGCAAAGGAGTTCGAACAGGAACTTACAAAACCAGAAGACTCTGAGTCTTCTGACAAGGTGATTGAGGCAAAATCAGCATCAGAAAGttcagaagaaaaagaaaatgttgcATCGTCGTCTAAAGAGAGTTCTTGA